Proteins from one Paenibacillus amylolyticus genomic window:
- a CDS encoding M23 family metallopeptidase: MIPISDEVMNVLSQRLKLGEGALPNIRVEVDRLAFIPGRTEEFRHIVDEQIPIISTESVWVDESSNGIYNGSTQANAQEICFPIKGKTFFTIKVTDNFGAPRDKGTRIHKGIDLWDDIGTPILAAWSGKVVRISQNKTEGAGNAVNIRHANGVITKYFHLKEILCSVDDEVAQGDVIGTLGNTGGVYTGGHKVSAAERAAGKGRHLHFEIWEGVNPTTRTGEGGKAVNPELYFKGQRKLHGNARTTFTDVKPVQVEGYPGEIKLNEKFDKRNWHENNVYTTGLKFSDYAKIESGWTMFDSGGKLLYTFEGKAAVAEFEINVTKLSMPTQGLLSIGMGTNFSDAEGDSFAVVIDGKTYAYVNKFNGAYDLTKLTELNNIVIPAKAKSIKIKVTYGGKQNSTVPTGSVPASSKKYKKFAIDYIRIQELLPAPLKNQKSEEGLDPSKGYYQTNSYTDFINNKRIETDVIQVGSFVYMDTQVLPNIISAEIDDQFDSEAREARLTISNPRGFFSRL; the protein is encoded by the coding sequence ATGATTCCAATTTCGGATGAGGTTATGAATGTGCTGTCTCAGCGTCTGAAGCTGGGGGAGGGAGCGCTTCCCAATATCCGTGTCGAAGTAGATCGGTTGGCCTTTATCCCGGGACGGACGGAAGAGTTCAGGCATATCGTAGACGAGCAGATACCCATCATCAGTACAGAATCCGTGTGGGTGGATGAGTCGAGTAATGGTATATATAACGGTTCAACTCAAGCGAATGCTCAGGAGATTTGTTTTCCGATCAAGGGTAAAACATTTTTTACGATTAAAGTTACGGATAATTTCGGAGCTCCTCGTGATAAAGGTACAAGGATTCATAAAGGTATTGATTTGTGGGATGACATTGGAACGCCAATTCTGGCTGCTTGGTCAGGAAAGGTAGTCCGAATATCCCAGAATAAAACAGAAGGTGCTGGTAATGCCGTAAATATAAGACATGCCAACGGTGTAATCACCAAATATTTTCATCTCAAAGAAATTCTCTGTTCGGTGGATGATGAAGTAGCCCAAGGGGATGTCATTGGAACGCTAGGCAATACAGGTGGCGTATATACTGGTGGGCATAAGGTATCCGCGGCTGAACGTGCGGCGGGCAAGGGAAGACATCTACATTTTGAGATCTGGGAAGGAGTCAATCCAACAACTAGAACAGGAGAAGGCGGTAAGGCAGTTAATCCTGAATTGTATTTCAAGGGCCAGCGTAAGTTGCACGGAAATGCCAGAACAACATTTACTGATGTAAAGCCGGTTCAGGTCGAGGGATATCCCGGAGAGATCAAACTGAATGAGAAGTTCGACAAGCGAAATTGGCATGAGAACAACGTTTATACAACCGGATTGAAATTTTCGGATTATGCCAAGATTGAATCGGGCTGGACTATGTTTGATTCAGGAGGCAAGCTGCTGTATACGTTTGAAGGCAAAGCTGCCGTAGCTGAATTCGAGATTAACGTGACGAAACTGAGTATGCCGACGCAAGGGTTGCTTAGTATTGGAATGGGGACTAATTTCAGTGATGCGGAAGGGGATTCTTTCGCTGTGGTGATTGATGGTAAGACGTATGCCTATGTCAATAAGTTTAACGGGGCATATGATCTGACCAAACTGACGGAATTGAATAATATTGTGATCCCTGCAAAAGCCAAGAGTATCAAGATTAAGGTGACGTATGGGGGCAAACAAAACTCCACTGTCCCAACCGGGTCTGTTCCTGCTTCAAGTAAGAAGTATAAAAAATTCGCCATTGATTATATTCGCATCCAAGAGTTGTTGCCTGCTCCGTTGAAGAATCAAAAGAGTGAAGAAGGGCTTGATCCGTCTAAAGGATATTATCAAACGAACAGCTACACAGATTTTATCAATAATAAAAGGATAGAAACGGATGTTATTCAGGTTGGATCATTTGTCTATATGGATACACAGGTTCTTCCCAATATCATTAGTGCCGAAATTGATGATCAGTTTGATTCTGAAGCCCGGGAGGCACGGCTGACGATCTCCAATCCAAGAGGATTCTTCTCCCGATTATAA